Genomic segment of Vespa crabro chromosome 18, iyVesCrab1.2, whole genome shotgun sequence:
ttattttgtattttctgggtggaaaataagaaaaaaagaaagaaagaaaaaaagaaaacaaaaaggaaagaaaagaatggaagTATAAGACACATATGAGGGAAGACATTTTCATTTGGTAAAacacaatgaaataataataataataacaatatatatatatatatatatatatatagaaagagaggtaagtttaataataaaaagtatctcgttttattttctctttgattaaaatatttatgtggATTGATACGTAGCTCCAAATACGTCTCTAGATCGCACTTTTACCTAATAACATTGATTTCTTCAAAGCGAGCCGATGGTTCCTGTTATAGTAAGACAGCTGTCGTCTGCAGCGAGCTCCGAGTCGAAGAGAATCAGAGTAGCCTCCGTTTGcgataaacaaaaaacaaaacaaaaccaaaaaaaaaaaaaaaaaacgaaaagcaaagaaaaaaaaaagggaaaaaaaagtatgcgAGAATAACCAAGGGTGGGCTAATTCGTTGACACACATTACATAGATCTTGAACGATccgatgataaaaagaaatataattcattaattaatatataacaagtaaatttaaatgaaCGTTACGTGGGACACTGACTccattattaaattttgactgttaacattttattttttaccttattgtttttattatttctcttcttttttttttttttgttgcatCAAAAATTTACGATAACCCGACCCTAACGTGCGataattatttagttatttaaaaaaaaagaaaaaaaaaaaaaaagaaaaaaaagaaaaaaaaaggaaaaagaaataaaagaagaaaaaaaaaagaagaaaaaaattgtctcaATATCAGTTTTGGCAAATATGGCTGCCCTGAAAGAGTCGTCGACTCGCCGCgaaacttattaaaaaaagaaagaaaaaaaaaaggaaaaaaaaaaaaaaagaaaaaagaaaagaagaagcaaaaaaagaaaagaaataaaacaaatatataaaaataaagaaagaaaggaaaaaaaaagacgtttGTTGAGAAACATGCACGTTTGGCTTTTGCTACGCAATTGGAGTTGGAGTGAACACATTCTCTGAACTTTTTCAGCAAGAAAACACAATCGCACGAGTCAAACCCTTCGTTGCTCGTTTTCGAATTTCTGTTTATTTCTCCATCCCCTCCCctcactcactctctatctctctctttctctctctctctctctctctctctctctctctctctcttgctctctctctctctctctctatccatctatctctttacctctctctttctatattcaCTGTTCTTACATGCTCATCACACTCTGCACTTTTGTTTCAATCTGAACATTTACGTATAatcccttttttttacaacCCAACCTAACCCAATCGTTCTAAGATTCGTTCCAACGTACCCTTATCTTCATTCTCATCTAACGTCTTTTATGACTCGTGCGAGAAGAagtatagtaaaaaaaaaaaaaaaaaaatagtaattgcagcaataataataataataataataataataataataataataataataacagcaacaataataaaaaaaagagagaaaccaaaaaaaaaataatataataataataataataataataataatgaaaaagtgaGCAATAGTTTAGAgagccttttctttttcacacacAATAAagattctcattctctttgtaTCTGACTCGATATTGTATTTGCTTACTGCAGGCGACGGCTGTTTCTACATCGGAATGGGAGGTAAAAGCGCGAAACCCAAGATTCCCTCCTATGAGCCCTACCAGTGCTGTCCTGCGAAGGTTGCTCGCGGCACTAAGCTCGCCAAGGCCACAAAAGTCAGCCCTGTTATCAAGGAAAAGGATAGGGTGGTCCATGGTAAGGTCAGAGGCAGACTCGGTAAAACGGAAACTTCGGCGTTGAAGCCTATTAACAAGCTCACACCAAAGGAGAGCAAAAAGATGGCGACAAGTTCATCGATCAAGAGTGCAACAGCCACCTCCAGTCCAACCACCGTAGTCAAGCAATCCCATTCGAAGGTCAAAAGAGGATTTTTCGGAAGTggtaaataattcaattggCACAGCTAGTAGATGAGAAATTAAATCGTTGTCCAACTGCATCTCGCCGGatccttaataataaaaaaaaaaaaataaataaataaataaataaagaacaagaaagtaaataaatgaaaagaaaaaaaacgatggAAATAATCAGATACATGtatcacataaatatatatctatatacatacatatatatatatatatatatatagatatatagattatataatgtaatacttATAGACAACATTATTTGCGATGGACagtgatttaataattaccaAGACGTAGAATCGTGGTCGTAGAggtatcgaagaaaatttaatatttgggGACACAAGCCGTTCTCGCAtgtacttgaaaaaaaaaaaaaaaattgagctTAAaacgaaaacagaaaaaagaacagaaaaaaaaggaaagagaaaaaaaatattaaaaaaaaaaaaaaaaaaagcaaacaaagcaataaataaataaataaataaataaaggaaatggAAACGGTGAGCTGACGTTTGGTCTTCGTATCTCGGATACAGGTACATCGCGGATCTTACATCGTATCTGAAGGGAATCACCCTCTGCCAAGTGATAGATGAACGTCTACGGTCCATGaaatacacaaacacatacatactgtCAACGCTGATGGCTGTTCCTTCTGAGCGCTCcttcgataaatttaatacagTACATATTTCTCGCGAATCCAACgattaattttcctttcctttataACTATCCTATTACCTATATCAAAAGAACTTTGTTATAATCCTAAAATCGATTTTAGTGGATCCCAAgggtgataaaaatatataaaaaaaaaaaaaaagaaaaaaaaagaaaaaagagagagagagagagaggggggagataaagagacatagagatagagagatagatagagaaaaagagagaggagagagagagagagagagagaaagagggatctTCGATCTTATCGGTTGCGTCTCGCCGTGTCcgccatttttttatttgtacgtTCTATAAAACgaaagggagacagagagagagagagagagagaaagagtaagagagagagagagaaaaaaaaagaaaaaattgaaataattaaatattccaCCAAcgattttttccttatatcgAAAagtgttttttgttttttcttttttttttgtttctttttttttttttataattacggaaagtaaaaaatcatcgagaaaagatatgtaaaaggaaaaaaaaaaaaaaaaaaaagaaaacgaaacaaaacaaaacaaaaaaaaacacgagagagagagaaacaaaataattaaaaacggAGCGAACATTGAAAATACACCGCGACTTCTGCTACCACTTTTCTTTGTCTTATAAGCTTATAATTCCTCGATAATATTACTACTGTTAATACATTAAACATGGCGAACTGATGGGTCACCGGCGGGAAAGACGATATTGTTCTTCGAACGAGTCtaaagttagagagagagaaaaaaaaaaataaataaaatgaaaaaaaagtttttaaagtttaaaagaaattaaaaaaaaaaaaaaaaaaaaaaaaaagaaaaagaaaaaaaaagaaaaatgtagaaaacGGGATAATACGGACGCtataaagaatatttgttttcttcttcgattctgaataaaagaattaataaaataaaacaaaaaaaaaaaacaaaaaaaaatccataaaaaacataaaaacaaaaataaataaaacaaacaaacaaacaaacaaaaaaaaaaaacaaaacaaaccaAAAGTTAGCTCGGTGTATTGTGGGCTGTTGCAGTTATGGCCGGTCTTCCGTACCTCATGAAGGTTTAAGAAGAATTACGTTACGAGAGGGGAACTATAATTGAGAgagattaagagaaaaaaaagagacaggaaaagaaagatagaaaaagagacacaaagagaaagagagagagagagagagagagagagagaaagagagagagagagagagagagagagatcgatggACCGAAGCTTTAAGACAAAACATAATTGATGTCTAACCAATAGGAAGACAAGGAAGATTCTATATCCACTGGAGTATTAGACGTCGTCTCGATTAATAGgagaaaagacaaaacaacaacaacaacaacaacaacaacaacaactccaataacaaaaacaacaacaacaacaacaacaacaacaacaataaaaatattacaatgattaataataacaagatagcACATTGAAGAGTGCACTctataaatatctaaaaagattacatttatcttatcttatcttatctatcgattatacgtacatatatattcgaacgatcattattaatttaatatctccTACATCATcttgtcatcatcgtcatcatcattatcatcatcattatcatcatcatcatcttctatCATAGAACAAAACAATGATCATATTGTCTCTTTATGATTACAAAAACAAATTATCTGTTACTTTGTTTGAGCCTATCGCATCGTCACTTTTTCTTCAGGCGTacatatttcctttcttttttccgtacttctctttgttcatttttatttttaatttgttttttctttttctatttattttatttatttatttattttctttttttttttttttttttttttttttttttgatggattataataatatacgtcTGTCAGACATTTCATATGCATCACACCCCCCCCCACAATCTTCCCttacttcctttcttccttcctatctctctcacaGATCATCAACCCAATCATGTCAACCcacttattttaattattgttgacTATTTAAGATGtttattcattgttattactttagaATTGATTAGAGTGATCATATTCTCTCAATGATTAGTGTATCTCGGTTTGTCTGTTATTTTCTCACTAAttatataggatatatatatatatatatatatatatatatatatatatatatatatatatattcattatcaataattctaTTCGTAATTAGcaaatgaaatatacatataatatataactgcGTCGCAATCATTAACATCAtaacgatttatatatttatatatatatatatatatgaaatcgCTTTTGTTGCATTTCGTCGATAATATATTCAAGAAAAATGCCTAAGGGactatatagaaatattaacgagcgaaataatatagaaagaaagc
This window contains:
- the LOC124430290 gene encoding uncharacterized protein LOC124430290; translated protein: MGGKSAKPKIPSYEPYQCCPAKVARGTKLAKATKVSPVIKEKDRVVHGKVRGRLGKTETSALKPINKLTPKESKKMATSSSIKSATATSSPTTVVKQSHSKVKRGFFGSVMAGLPYLMKV